Within the Syngnathus scovelli strain Florida chromosome 6, RoL_Ssco_1.2, whole genome shotgun sequence genome, the region GAAAAATCCACGTTGGATTAGGCCGGAAAGGCGGGAATGTAAATTCAGAACTACTACAGCCGGTGTGCCACAAGGGTCCGTGCTTGGCCCCAATTATTTCTGGGTTTTCTTAAATGACAGTTAGTGCTGGCGCTTTTGCTTTCTGGGAAAAAACGCGTGACATCCACGTGAAGGGGATCACATGTATTCAAATTAACTAAACATAATAATTAAAGCCCCGATGTGATGTCACGGTTGTATTTTGGTACAAATAGCCACAGGCTAGctgttttgcccccccccccccccccccccctccgtcgAGCAAGTCTATCATGTGAGCTATCGGACAAGAGACTTGAGGGGCCGCCGTGTCGTCTGGATGAGATGGCCAGTCTCAACTTGTCAACTAGCCCACGGCAGCGTTGTCACACCGGCTGACCAACAAGAACACGAGTCTCCACTGAGCCTAATGTTTGTTTAGGGAATTTGCAACCAAGTCGAAGTACCTGGACAAAAAGTGTGGCTTAAGTTGGAGCCTTCGAGTTGATCATCAGCCAACTGGGAGCAGCACAAGACTGATAAACAGCCGCTATTGTGTACACGAAGATGGTCTCAGCTCCTCTGTACGGCGCTAATACGTCTTGCATCTTTGTTTTTGCTAGTTTGACGGTTAAACTTCAACTAGGAAGGGGCAATATGCAACTTGAAGCCTTTTTTGTGACAATCGCTTGGACCCCAGTCTTTCTATCGGACTAGTTGGGACGCGTGTTGAGTCACGGCCACCATTGTATGTCAAGTTAAAGAAAACATAAATCAGACAAAAGATGGTTCACATCTCAAAAATCATGCAAAATTGGACCTCAAGGCACAAGTGTATGAGGGTCATAGTAAGAAGCCCCAAACAGCTTGAGAGCCCGCGAGAGTCCAATATGATGCTAGCAATGAATGACTTGCATTTGCGGCTTCATTTTACAATCACTTAGTCTTTCATTTTTAACTCCTCAAGCAACATCACTTgcaaaaatgggaggggggcattcACATCAGAACCTTGcttgatttatttctttttttgggggggcggcTGCAAAGGAGATTGGAAGCACCCCCCTCCCTTctgtccttccctccctccctttagaAGGGACTGCGACAATATGACTACATGAACACACATTGTTCAGAGCAAAAATATATCTATGCGCATGGAGACGTTAGATAAGAAAACCATTTGACATTCAAACGAGGCGGCTGCGACAAggggcgcgtgtgtgtgtgggggggagcaTATTCCACCTTTTTGGTTTCATAACCGCGGTATGTGACTGTGGACATGATGACAGCGTGCAACATGATGTCcgcacagaaaagaaaaaaaaaaaaagacaaggaagGAGAAGGGGGCTTTGGTCTTACCTTCTCCACCTCCGCCGCCGCTGGGTCCTCCTCCAGTCCGCCCGAGCAACGAGGAAGAGCGGCCAACCGCCACCGAGTCAGCCGGAGCCCACTGCGGTGCGTCCGGACACGCCAGCCACAATCCGCCGGTCCGATGTGTCGATCATGGAGAATCAAATTCCGGGGGGAAAGCTGCTccagtgtctgtgtgtgtgtgtgtttggaggatTCTGGCAGAATCTGTCTGCCGTCCTTGCCGTCACTTCACGTCACCTCACACACGTCACACACGCCGCCGTCCTCTCTTCAAGGCTTCCTCCACACAACTGCGCGTGGCCGCGCCGCGCGTCCACGCGTGGGATGCAATAGGGAAGTGGTGAGAAGGGGGGAGGGCGGAGGGGGGGGGAACCCTCCTACGACCACAATAACAAATCAGATTTAGACTAGCAATTGACCGCTCACTTCGGAGGGAAATTggatagatagagagagagagagagatagcgaGATTTGACATACTCCATCAGTACCCAAAACCTTAAAATAAGGCCACTTGCCTGATCCCAATACCTGGTATATTTGTACTCGCTCATCCCTAACTTATATACataaatatgaaaatataatTCACTCCCAAATCACTGCTTGCTCATTTTAGTAAAATTAACGTTTTCATATTATTTTTATGTGAcattgtcatttaaaaattcATTTTACATTGTTACATATTCCACAAAGACTTCAAAAACTAATTTCGCCTACAAATGATTTGACGTTTGCTACGACGCTTGACCTACATCCGATAATCAAGGTAAGGTCGCCCTTGTGTGGTTAAAATGAGTATTACACATAACCCGTTTGGTTGAGTCGCGCAAACTAGTCACCAATTTGTTTAATAAACCGCAGCTAAAGTTGTGATTCAAAATACGCAAAAAGTATTTATAGTAGTATAGTATGTACAGTAcagtataaatattttaaattgcaATTTTGAGTACGAGCGGTACAAAGCTTGTGTACACTGACCAAATTTGAATAGTGTCTACAAAAAGTGACATTAGAATTAGAACAGTTTGTTAAACAGCATACAAAATAGAAATGTTtaatataacaacaataatacTCTGTAACGTTACATTCGACGCCATTTCTGCATATGGTTTGTGTTTAGGCGGGAAAGAGACGCTTGTGTAGACAACATGACGTCACAATCACGCGACACGGTTGTCAAGCCCGTGACGATCAAGTAAACAAACGACAACAATGGAGAACATCCAGTCGATGGTGTTCTTTCTGCTTGGCATGTGGCTCTTTATCACGAGGAGAAGGCAAGCTTTGTTCGAGAGGAGATTGCAGGCTGCGCGGAGGAACACTGCGGAGAAAATGAGGAGAGTTTGGGAATTGTTGGAGGACGACCCCTTTCCGAGACGAAGACGGCGGCGCCAGATGGTAAGAAAACATTTTGGGATAAATCAGCAACGATGTGACTTTTTTCGGCACGATGGtccagtaaacaaaaaaaaaaaaaaatagctgataCAAGCTACAATAACATACTTGAGAATAGATCTTTAAACTGTCAggaaaaatgtcaacaaaaccaAGCTTTTTGAAAAGCCAACAACCATTATTGGAGCTAAGAAACCCATTTTTATGGCAAAGAAAGAATTGGTTTGGTGAACTACCACCACGAGTCAATGAATGATACTAATAAAGAAACAGCAATACATTAATCCAGCAAAAGTCATAAATAGGGTCAGTCAAAAACAACATATTACGTGAACGTGTTGTGACTACTAACAATCTCCACCAGGGTGTCTTTGCAGGCatagtactactactactatttcTCCTTTGATAACCAAACCCAACGCGATGTGCTTTCCAGATGCTTCAATTGCTGCTCAAGCGCCGGCGCCGTCCGAGCATCTGGGTGGTGCACCGCTCTAACATGTGGTGGGACCAGATCGTCCCAGGCTTCACGCGCGCAGAGTGGGTGCGCCACTTCCGCATGTCCGAAGCGACCTTCCTGGACATCTGCTCCAAGCTGCGGCCGGCCATGGAGAAACGTGACACCAACTTCCGCGTATGTGTCCCGCTCAAGAAGCGAGTGGCCGTCGCTCTGTGGAAGCTGGCCACCAACAGCGAGTACCGAAGTATCGGCCACCTTTTCGGCGTCAGCAAGACCACGGTGTGCCGCTGCCTGCGGGAGTTCTGCTCGGCTGCCTGCGCACTGCTGCTGCCATGCCACATTCGCTTTCCCGACCCGGAGATGCTCGCCGAAACGGCGGCTGACATCGAGGCAAGGTGGGGGCTTCCCCGATGCGTCGGGGCCATCAACGGCTCCCACATCCCCATCATCGCGCCTCAGGAGAAGCACCGGGATTTCATCAACGCCAGGGGCTGGCATTCCATCATCCTTCAAGGCGTGGTGGATGGCAAGGGGCTCTTTTGGAGCGCATGCGCCGGCATGGCAGGAGGTCTGCGCCACGCCCGAGCACTCAGGGAGTCTACGTTGTGGGAAACAGCCGAGCAAGGGTGCTTGGAACCCGGCTACTACATCCTGGGAGATTCGCCTTATCCGTTAAAGACGTGGCTGTTGAAAGCATTTCGGCAGGACGGTACGCTGATGCCAGCGCAGCGCGCGTTCAACGAGAGCGTGCGCTGCGCCAGAACCATGGTGCGCACAGCATTTTCCAGACTCAAAGGTAGGTGGCGCTGTCTGACCAGGAGGAATGACAGCGACATCCAGATGGTCAAGTCCATGGTGTTGACCTGCTGCGCCCTGCATAATATATGCGAGAGACAAGGAGAGGAATACAGGGACCGTTGGGACACTCCCGCTGTGACAAGAATGCAGGATGtgaatgacgaagaggaggaggaagaggaaggtggACATGTACGAGACGATGTGGTGAGATTTTTAAGAGATGTAACAACTTGAAATaataaacttttattttgtattaatgTTGCCTCTTGTCATTTGTAGAGTTGcaaggatttaaaaaaatgttgccaATTAGTCGGGAATCCTCTGGTGAGGTTTTAAAGCAATACTTTGTGTGGTGATACACATACGTGGGGTTAAACATTAAGCCGCAGGTCCAAGAATGCGCCACAAGAGAGCGCTGCTGCATAAGCGTTGCTGCAAACTCGGGTCACTTGTCCACTGGCAGACTTGAATAATATTGGTAATTTGGGGAAAATATGATCACGTGGAAGCATGTATGTGAGCACATTTTAAATCACTACTAAAATCACCCGAATGGCCTTGATCTTAAATAAAAgtatacacacaaatacacatttaAATAGCTTTTTAGTAAATCAAACTGCTATAAAAAGATGTGGAAATTCTTGGTGGTTCACGATGAGGGAGAGCACTGGTGGCCGCATGTGACCTGTGCATTTGCAGCGTTATTTTCTGAGCGGAACACGAGAAGGTGCCTCATTAGAGTGTTGTTACAAGAAGAGATTAAAAGCTCAAAGTGTGTCACGGCCTCAAAGTGCAGCAGATGGCCTTCACGCATCCTGCATGGATTGTGTAACACACACTTGTGCTGTTATGAAATAACCAAGAGCACACACTGGTCATCATTTGTGTTCACTCAAAGAAGTCTTTTGTGATTTCAGTTGAATTAGCACACTAACATAAATATTCACACTTGTCGTTAAGGTCATGGTCAAATTCCACCCATCAAGACGAATAGACACTTTGACCACATTTTTTCCTGCAATGGCCATTGTTGTGCTCTCTGTTGTGCGCACCTTGGCCACCTGGGAGCAGTATAATAAGGACATGCATACTCAGAGGAGGTCATGACTGCTCAGGAATGGGTGTTCTTCACAGAAATAAAGAATAAATCCCTTCAGCAAACACATTtgacctgaaaaaaaacaacttgttaCTTTCACAGTATTTTACGCACTCGGGCGCTTGTCGCCTCTGAACCGATTCTGTGCCGCTTAAACTGAGTCTGCTTTGTACCTCTCAAAAGTCAAAAGTGTCTCGATGCCTCAGCGCGTGGCCTTTAAAAGTAAGGCATTAAGAATGaggtttttatttcaaattgctTGATGTGAGTCGCACGTTGACAAACACGAGGGCACGAGCGCTTTCCGAGAAAGGCCGCGGTCATCCGTCGTCCTCCCTTGTGAGCTGACTTTACATAAATGTCTGATTGAGATTAAGGTCGGGAGAGGACGGCGGCCGTCATGGGCATTAACTAAATgacacaaatccaatcactacaATACAGACCAAAAAATATGACCGCAATTCAATGAGGTTGGGACATCACATAAAAAATAAGAGCGTACAACAATGTGCAAGTTTAATTGaaaacaagatattgaaaaaatTTTGATAAATGTCCTGACAATACATCAATAGTAGTCATTTTAGAGCTACAATATTATTAAAAGAATACAAAATGATAAATGGAGCAAATCACTACTTTTTCCCCAGtaattttgctcttttttttcttctctgtgaTAACAGCAGACAcggcaaaacatttttaaagcctttttattttatttttttacaattattttccccACCACAAATGACAAGCTTATCCACAGTGTGGACTGTCCAACAATGGAAGCAAACTGTCACCgggaaacaaaacaataaataccTCAACTATGCCAATCTTAAGAAATATATACACATAGAAAATAGAACTTTGGAGAGAAACTGCGTAATATTGATTAGACCGGGAAGATGTTTTGAAACAAAAGTTGCCCCGTGCCCGCCCCCCCAAAGCCAAAGTTTCTTTGGCAAAGTGCTACATTAAAAAGATATTACAAACGTACGCATCTACGACGTTACAGCTGATTGCATATGATCGTACACCCCGAAATGCTTTATTTGTTCTGTTTTGCACACGGAACCGACGTTTGGGCTGAAAATCAGGAACACATTCCTCCATAAGACTTAAAAGGTGAAGTCCGTTTGTTTGGCACAAACGGGTCGGGAAGACAGACGGGGCCACAAAAATGTAACCAGGTCTTACCTGCAAGTATTCTGCGAGCACCTCGCCAatgtcaacaaaaaatatatttaagttTTCAATGTGGATAAATTAAGACTGGCCAATGACTTAGTGGAGTCAAAAAAGTGGCGTGACAATAGCCAAACGCGACATTGTAACAGTTTCATTGGCtcacacgatcctttattgatgTCGACCATCTGATGACTTCTCATATATTGACCACTGACCCTTGACGTTGATAAATCGAACTGGCCAACAAATTCAAATGAACCAGAATGACTGACGCCTTACGGAATTCTTTTAAgtacttgtaaaaaaaataaaaataaaaagttggttGAAACTCACATCCCTGTCGATGAAGCGGAGCGGTCGGCGACATGTTTTGTCCCAACGTGGCCGTCACAAAGTTGTCCCAAAGCTACTTTGAAACCAATGCAATGGGGGGTGTTAACAAATCTTGTTTCTTACTCGACACCCTCTCATTGATGGTGTCAAGAAAAAGGAAGCAGGAAGGGGGGGTCAGGTAAAAGCTGGCATGTGACAACTTGCTTTCAAGCGAATTAATTCGCAGTCtaacaggggaaaaaaagagcctTGATCCTTAAGGTATTAGGAAATGGCAGGTGGGGGAGGGGCTGTCGAGGTGGGCTCACTCCTCATCCGAGCTGCTGGCGACGTCCAGAGAGTAAAGCATGAAGGCCAAGTCGGGGCGGGCCGGAACCGAGGGATTCCCCGGCTTCACCATCTCGAAGCCCATGTAGTGGAACGTCTTGACAATGGACACTGGCAGTGAAAAACAACACCTTGAGTTTTATGGAAATGTAtcagtgattattttttttgggttggaatgtcttatttttatttattcatttttttggcCGGCAAGTGTCCAATTGGTGGCCGAGCCAACAATTGTAACGAGCTTGTTACGGTGCACAgaatcaaaaaataaatcttaCGTCGATCCTCTCGCCCTTTGCAGAACCACAGGAAGACCGAGTTCACCTTCAGCTTCTCCTCTGCAAACTCCAGCAAAGCGGTGAGCCTGAAAACACAAGTCCGTCAGTGGATGGCGGACTAGgggtgaggggagggggtgagcgATGCCGATGACGCAGTCTTCTCCTTTTACATAAGAGCTGCGAGCGCTTTATATAATATTGCGGTGGCAcagccgacgtccgattggccgCGGCGGATGTGCATGTGCTCACAAACTTTTGACAGCAAGTCCCTGCCTCACCCTTCTTTGCTCCCCTCGGCCAGCGGCCCGGCAGGAATCTCCAGGAAGAGGCTACCTTCCGACAGCACCGTATCCCAAGAGGCCAAGCGGCGCTCGCTCAGCTGGTAGCGGAAGCGCAACGGCGAGGGGTTCCCATTCAGCTCCACTGCCTGCGTCACCGTCAACTTATCATCCTGCGGGCGTAAGAGGCGCCTTCCGTCAGACGAGGCTCACGGCAGAGTCACTCGCTAGGCGGCTAAAGTGCTAGCTGCTGGGCTAGGTGATTGCGAActgttgctgctgttttggttagcaatagAGTTCATATGGGCACACTGGGCATGTTGAGTTAGTGGAAAAATATTCACAGCTGAGTGCAAAACTGCATTCAGATGATGCctattcaagttcaagttcaagtttactttattgtcaaaaatcctatgtaacagggttaccacagaagtttgaaattgcgtttgaccagtctccaatgtgcagtttaactaaaaacatttaaataagacattgacataaatctctttctttctcacacacacatacacacaacacacacacgcacacagctaacttactcatactgaatttacaatttctttctctgacatattcattcacaacataaacacagacaatgcacacttacacattgcagtcattcaaacactaacatgctgataaacatgtgcaatactatacaataaaatactctctctcacattcacacacacgcacacacacacacggtgtgtaataagagtattgacaatacagacccacacacacacacacatacatacacagcagcagaagtacaatcagtggtcatagaagtaaagtgaaaaagtgtaaatctgtatataaggtgcacgagtaaagtgccaagtggcatggtgactttggaatgttcaagtggttttcctcagtgtgttcatgagtctgatggcttgaggaaagaagctgttagtcTGCTTGTGCGGCACCGcaggttttttgtgtgtgtgtatttcaaGATGACGGTGATGAAGCCAATAAGCTCCATGCGAAAGACAATGAGTTGGTtatggctggttcccccggcggGCAGAGTCACATGTGCGGCCTACGACACACGCATGCTAATAACACAGCAGCTTGTGTTTGCTTATGCCTGAAATTGATGAAATTTAGCTTGAATGATTTAAGTCAAGCACAAAATTGTGTGCAGATGAAGATAAGAGAACATTACGATGTCCtcaaccctaaaaaaaaaaaaaaaatactacagaAAGTCCAATTCTTTTACTTGTACAATTTTTAATTGGAGAAAAGTCATCATGTCATTTTGTGAACACATGTGTGGCTTCTTCTTAAGAAAACTCATTTTGGTGTTCAGTGAGACAAAATTTGAAggacacaaacttaaaaaaaaaaaaaaaaaaaaaaaaaaacacacaactaCCCTCACATGTATACAAAAAGGGATTTTATATTTCTACATTTCAttacaaggtaaaaaaaaagcgTATGAAATGTTTGACTCTCGCTCACCTTATGTAGAAGCACGTCATCAAGAGCGTGATCCCTGAAAGTCCCTCGCCCACCCGGGATCTTCAGCTGTGGGTGAGGGGCATCAGGAGCACCACTGAGGCCCTGGGGGAGGAGGAACGGAGCCTGGAAGCCGCAAGCCCAATAACCACGAACTGCACAGAAAAAACGCGCCGGTGAGTTGCGTTTGAGGGAACACGTATGCTTGTTTAAATTTTCCTTTATGAGTGGATGGGCAGCGGTTTCCTGAATTGAAAAGAATCTGTCCATTTGATACAATATCTGACTTTCTTTCTCCTCAGCCTTTTATTTGTTGTCCCAGTGTATGCAAAAAGTGTGGCAGCAAAGCGGACaaggaaatgaaaaagaaacaataatgaaatgaaaatgtcaaagcTATTATTTTGACTCCAGGGCAAATGCGTGACAAGACGGCCCATTCGGTCTTTGTGCGAGCGTCCCATTCAAACATCTTTGACACTTGCAACTGTGTGCCACGTTTCCACAAGTAAATAAATCCATTCAATTCACTTcattttgttaaaaaataaaattaaattaaaaataatacataaaattaaagataaaataattatatatgaatgaagaaataaaaatcaagCTCGACCTTGGATAGTAACAAAAAAGCACATTCCTCAAAAAAATGGCGCGTAGTTCCGCCCCCTGACAATGAACGCGATGCTGGGTGGCAATGCGTTGCGAAAGAAAATTGCGAAAGTGCCAAAATGCCGTGCTTTGACATCAGCACAAATCCAGACCGAAACTATAACAAATTTTGGGCTCAACTTCAAATTCGGGTCCGGTCAGTTGAATACATATCGCTATGCAGACGACATCAGTGATTAGAGGCAGAACTTCCCAACCAGCACATGATGGATGGCATGGCAAGACTCCTCCGCAAATAGCCCACCGGGGGTTTCTGCCAGCACTCCTCTTGACTTGCCACGGCCTTAGGTGACACGAGACAAGACTCATTCATGTCCAAGCGGGTCAAGCAGGGGAGCCGGCGACCCAATTGCGAAGCCATCCAACCAAACTTTGTTTGCTAGCAAATGTTGACATAGACGTCACGTGCGGCATATTTGTTTTTCTGCCCATGACGACCAGCGCAGCTCCCATTCTGGCCCGACtcggtggtaaaaaaaaaaaaaaaaaaaaaagtgagaagcGCCGGACCAGCGCTTGCCATCGCAAGTCACGATAAGAATCACAGGAGGAGAAACAGATGGGCAGGACACAGATGAAGGAAACGATTAAGACTCAGCTACCACCGAGAgctgcttgtctttttttttctcctccattgCGCTGCCAGAACCCAATGGACGCGCCAGCTTGTTGTGAAAGGAGACACTGTGACATTTCAATCGGACCCCCTTCCCCGAACAAAATAGTCGCCCTGGTCAACCTAAAAACTGAATCTAGGTTATGTTTTGAAGAAGGTCAAGCAACGCTGGTGGCGAAGACATTCAGAGACGTTGAGAAGCGTTGCCCTTCCTTGCGCCGTTTGGACCAGAATCGGACGATTGGTTTGAAAGGACAACAAAGGAAGGAATGAACGTTGAGGTGTTTGGAGGACAGCCAAGAGACACGTGGGGAACAAAACATCCCTGGCTGGAGAAGAGCGGAAAGCCTTCCAACGGCACAATGGGATAGAGAGAGGTGAGTGGAAGTCGTACGCTGGGCCGTCGAGGGCGAGGATGCCGCCTTTCGACTCATTTGCATTTCGGCAaatctgcatttgaagaaaattgGAGCAACAAGTTGAAAAATCATCTTGCGGACAAGCCAAGTGTCAAATagcttgattatttttttcttgtgcTTTTCTGAGCACATCTGGCTTTGAGCAATTTCCATGGCAGCTTCTCCAACACCAACTGTCAATGTTTGACCTAAGCAAGTTTGGCCGTGTTGAAAGTGCAGATAAGAAAAAGCTTGATCGCGTCGCGAGTGCCCACCATCCTGAACCCTGAACGCGAGTCAAATAACCAAAAGTAgcccaaaacaacaaaacattgaCTTCTTCTCTGGCGGCTTAATTTCTTCTACACATTGACCCAAAGTGAATCAAGTCAAAACAAGGCTTGGCCCCGCCCACCTCAAAGTCATCCGCCGACATTGTTTTTGCTTTCGGTCTAATCTGAAACTACTAGACTCCACACATTAAGCAAGACAGTAAAAACAAAAGCGTGTGCACAACATGGCAGGGCGTGTCTGAAAGCACCGTGGCGGCCAGCCAGCGCATTACAAAACAAAACCCAGCACATGGACCGAGAACACAACACGTGAGTCGCGCTTGAAACTTTACAAGAATGTCTTTGAAGAACCATAAGGTGAGTTTGTTTGTGAACAAACGggccattgcaaaaaaaaaatattttgacattaAAAGCCTTCTCAATATGAACGGAAAAAGACTCAGTATAAACTACTCTGTGTCTCGAGATACAACAACTGATTTGAATGAGAAAATCAGTTTGGATTCAAAGCATGTACAGAATCGAATCAAACGCTTCACTTTGAAATTGATGGGAGACTCAAATGATGCTTTATTGGCGTAAGAGACTGGAGCACTGACAAGTTCACAAGAACATCATTACATCATCCTTCTTCAAACTCAGCCGTACCATAATGGATTCGGAATTCCACCGTATCGAACCAGATCCAATGATTCCAAAGCGCTCCGCAATCGTATCAAGCCGCTTTGAAAATGGCTGGCAGCCAAAACGTTAACCTCTACATGGATAGGCCGAATTAGGACGTTGGCATGTGGCCCAGAAGCACTTAACATCTAGTGTGACGCATTCAAGCTCGCCCCAAGCCCAAGCGAGGCCTCAAGCCAAAGCCGGCACGCTCGGATGCTTTGGGCTCGGTGGATGGAAATTTTGAGCCCCGCCGTGCATAACAAGACGCTTCGGCGTGGAGTCCGTGACTATGCTTATACGTCCGGACCATTGAGGGTCAAGCGAAAAACTAAAGCAGTTTTGCCCACCTGGAATttcccaaaaatatttgccttgagtCGCTTAAACACAACACCATGATGCAACCACAGTAGCATTCAATCAATGACAACGTTTGCATCCAATTACAACTGGCACTCAACATTTCAAAGCCAAGCCGAAGAAGACAATTACAATTTGCACCATTGTGCTTGAGGGAAGACATGCCAACCAGCCGCAATCATAAAAGTGAATATAAAACAAACTGAAGCATTTCACCAAACCACAAAACCAATTAAAGTCTGCGAGCTTGATGCTGACAAATAGCAAAGGCAGGCAGCGTGACAATTAAATTGGGGAACTATACAACTTTTTCTTTTGAAT harbors:
- the zgc:113227 gene encoding uncharacterized protein zgc:113227; this encodes MENIQSMVFFLLGMWLFITRRRQALFERRLQAARRNTAEKMRRVWELLEDDPFPRRRRRRQMMLQLLLKRRRRPSIWVVHRSNMWWDQIVPGFTRAEWVRHFRMSEATFLDICSKLRPAMEKRDTNFRVCVPLKKRVAVALWKLATNSEYRSIGHLFGVSKTTVCRCLREFCSAACALLLPCHIRFPDPEMLAETAADIEARWGLPRCVGAINGSHIPIIAPQEKHRDFINARGWHSIILQGVVDGKGLFWSACAGMAGGLRHARALRESTLWETAEQGCLEPGYYILGDSPYPLKTWLLKAFRQDGTLMPAQRAFNESVRCARTMVRTAFSRLKGRWRCLTRRNDSDIQMVKSMVLTCCALHNICERQGEEYRDRWDTPAVTRMQDVNDEEEEEEEGGHVRDDVVRFLRDVTT
- the LOC125970694 gene encoding LOW QUALITY PROTEIN: ornithine decarboxylase antizyme 2-like (The sequence of the model RefSeq protein was modified relative to this genomic sequence to represent the inferred CDS: deleted 1 base in 1 codon) is translated as MLNADKSSWLLGLRLPGSVPPPPGPQWCSDAPHPQLKIPGGRGTFRDHALDDVLLHKDDKLTVTQAVELNGNPSPLRFRYQLSERRLASWDTVLSEGSLFLEIPAGPLAEGSKEGLTALLEFAEEKLKVNSVFLWFCKGREDRLSIVKTFHYMGFEMVKPGNPSVPARPDLAFMLYSLDVASSSDEE